One region of Marivirga arenosa genomic DNA includes:
- the arsC gene encoding arsenate reductase (glutaredoxin) (This arsenate reductase requires both glutathione and glutaredoxin to convert arsenate to arsenite, after which the efflux transporter formed by ArsA and ArsB can extrude the arsenite from the cell, providing resistance.) — protein MEIYHNPRCGKSREALKLLNEKGIEPDIKQYLKEKPTHAELEDVIKKLGISPQELIRKNEKVFKEIYKGKKLSDSQWIEAMIAEPKLIERPILINGDKAVVGRPPEKVLEII, from the coding sequence ATGGAAATCTATCATAACCCAAGATGCGGTAAAAGTAGAGAAGCATTGAAGCTTTTAAATGAAAAAGGTATTGAACCCGATATTAAGCAATATTTAAAGGAAAAACCTACTCATGCTGAATTAGAAGATGTAATTAAAAAACTTGGTATTTCTCCTCAAGAATTAATTAGAAAAAATGAAAAGGTTTTTAAAGAGATATATAAGGGTAAAAAGCTTTCTGATTCTCAATGGATAGAAGCCATGATTGCAGAACCTAAATTAATTGAAAGACCAATTCTTATAAATGGTGATAAAGCTGTGGTGGGTAGACCACCGGAGAAAGTATTAGAAATTATTTAA
- the hslV gene encoding ATP-dependent protease subunit HslV: protein MSNIKSTTVCAVVHKGEVAIGADGQATMGNTVAKSNVKKIRKLQDGKIVTGFAGSTADAFNLLEKFDEKLNAFGGNMKRSAIELAKEWRTDRYLRKLEAMMIVADKDEVLIISGTGDVLEPDNQIATIGSGSMYAQSAATALKKHAGDKLSAEDIVKESLHIAADICIYTNHNLVVETIK, encoded by the coding sequence ATGTCAAATATAAAATCAACAACGGTCTGTGCAGTAGTACATAAGGGTGAAGTAGCCATTGGAGCAGATGGTCAGGCAACGATGGGAAATACAGTAGCCAAAAGTAATGTAAAGAAGATAAGAAAATTGCAGGACGGTAAAATAGTAACAGGTTTTGCAGGTTCAACAGCAGATGCATTCAACTTACTTGAAAAGTTTGATGAAAAGCTAAATGCTTTTGGCGGTAACATGAAAAGATCAGCTATTGAGTTAGCAAAAGAGTGGCGGACAGATCGTTATTTAAGAAAGTTAGAAGCTATGATGATCGTAGCGGATAAAGATGAAGTGTTAATTATATCTGGAACAGGCGATGTATTGGAACCTGATAATCAAATAGCCACTATTGGTTCAGGTAGTATGTATGCTCAATCTGCTGCTACGGCTTTAAAAAAACATGCAGGCGATAAATTATCAGCGGAGGATATTGTAAAGGAAAGTCTGCATATTGCAGCGGATATTTGTATCTATACAAACCATAATTTAGTTGTAGAGACTATTAAATAG
- a CDS encoding pyruvate dehydrogenase complex dihydrolipoamide acetyltransferase — protein sequence MAEVIKMPKMSDTMEEGVISSWLVKEGDEVSSGDILAEVETDKATMELESYEDGVILHIGIEEGDAVPVNGVIAIIGEKGEDIEGLLKDIKEGGGDSGSNDDSGSDEEESSDSSSDSNEEEVDASDVNANLITMPKMSDTMEEGVIASWLKKEGDKVEAGDILAEVETDKATMELEAYEDGTLLYIGIKEGDAAPIDGVIAVIGEEGADYEKLLKAHERKKSGSSSNKESKKDDKKEESSSKKESSSPSPNASANTQSENKKGGRIFASPLAKKIAQDKGIDLAEVEGSGNNGRIIKADVENFTPKAKSSEASQKQTSTEQSINIPKVVGEESYEEVKVSQMRKTVAKRLSESKFTAPHFYLTMEINMDKAMEARKSMNEMSPVKISFNDMVIKAVAASLRQHPKVNSSWLGDKIRRNHHVHVGMAVAVEEGLLVPVIKFADNKSLSHIAAEAKDFAKKAHNKELEPKDWEGNTFTVSNLGMFGIEEFTAIINPPDACILAVGGIKQTAVVKDGELVPGNVMKVTLSCDHRVVDGAVGSAFLQTLKGLLEDPVRILI from the coding sequence ATGGCTGAAGTAATAAAAATGCCCAAAATGAGTGATACCATGGAGGAGGGTGTAATTTCCTCTTGGTTAGTGAAAGAGGGCGATGAGGTATCATCTGGAGATATATTGGCTGAGGTAGAAACCGATAAGGCCACAATGGAATTAGAGTCTTATGAAGATGGTGTAATTTTACATATTGGTATTGAAGAAGGAGACGCAGTGCCCGTAAATGGAGTAATAGCCATTATTGGAGAAAAAGGAGAAGATATTGAAGGCCTATTAAAAGATATTAAAGAAGGTGGTGGTGATAGTGGTAGTAATGATGATAGCGGTTCTGATGAAGAAGAATCTAGCGATTCAAGCTCTGATTCAAATGAGGAAGAAGTAGATGCATCGGATGTAAATGCTAACCTGATCACCATGCCTAAAATGAGTGATACCATGGAGGAAGGTGTAATCGCTTCATGGTTGAAGAAAGAAGGGGATAAGGTTGAGGCTGGAGATATATTAGCAGAAGTTGAGACTGATAAAGCTACTATGGAGCTGGAAGCCTATGAAGATGGTACTTTATTGTACATCGGAATAAAAGAAGGTGATGCGGCCCCAATTGATGGTGTTATTGCTGTTATCGGTGAAGAAGGTGCTGATTATGAGAAATTATTGAAAGCGCATGAGCGGAAGAAATCGGGATCATCATCTAATAAAGAAAGTAAAAAAGATGATAAGAAAGAGGAGTCTTCTTCTAAAAAAGAATCATCTTCTCCAAGTCCAAATGCTTCAGCGAATACTCAGTCAGAAAATAAAAAGGGAGGAAGAATTTTTGCTAGTCCTTTAGCTAAAAAGATTGCTCAAGATAAAGGTATTGATTTAGCTGAGGTAGAAGGTTCTGGTAATAATGGAAGAATTATAAAAGCTGATGTTGAGAACTTTACTCCTAAAGCAAAATCCAGCGAGGCATCTCAAAAACAAACTAGTACTGAGCAGTCTATCAATATACCTAAAGTAGTAGGAGAAGAAAGCTATGAAGAGGTGAAAGTTTCTCAAATGAGAAAAACGGTAGCGAAAAGACTTTCTGAAAGTAAATTCACTGCACCTCATTTCTATTTAACCATGGAAATCAACATGGATAAGGCTATGGAGGCACGTAAGAGCATGAATGAGATGAGCCCTGTGAAAATATCATTTAATGATATGGTTATTAAAGCGGTGGCTGCTTCATTACGTCAGCATCCTAAAGTTAATAGTTCATGGTTAGGTGATAAAATCAGAAGAAATCACCATGTACACGTTGGAATGGCCGTAGCAGTTGAAGAAGGTTTATTAGTTCCGGTTATCAAGTTTGCAGATAATAAATCATTATCACACATTGCTGCTGAAGCAAAAGATTTTGCTAAAAAAGCCCACAATAAAGAACTAGAACCTAAAGATTGGGAAGGTAATACCTTTACTGTATCAAACTTGGGTATGTTTGGTATTGAAGAGTTTACAGCCATTATAAATCCGCCAGATGCTTGTATTTTAGCTGTGGGAGGAATCAAGCAAACTGCTGTAGTAAAAGATGGTGAATTAGTGCCAGGCAATGTAATGAAAGTTACCTTATCGTGTGACCACAGAGTGGTAGATGGAGCTGTAGGTTCAGCCTTCTTACAAACGCTGAAAGGCTTACTAGAAGATCCAGTAAGAATATTAATTTAA
- a CDS encoding OmpH family outer membrane protein: protein MKNLSIVLNIILIVAVGYLFVDKFSEAGESEETATEEQSNDKIYENVAIAYVHSDSLLAKYDYMKEIESELAELSEKYEGEYQNRAQGLQKEISDFQRTAQNLTVAQGKALEENLMKKQQNLRIYQEDLSRKLRQREMELNNELYKSISDYLKEYGDKNNLQLVLTYSRGSDVLYANEGLEITNDVIKGLNEAYNADSASEEE, encoded by the coding sequence GTGAAAAACTTATCTATAGTACTTAATATCATTTTAATTGTAGCTGTTGGTTATTTGTTTGTTGATAAATTCAGTGAAGCAGGGGAAAGTGAAGAAACTGCAACAGAAGAACAATCAAATGATAAAATATATGAAAATGTAGCCATTGCTTATGTGCATTCTGATTCACTTTTAGCAAAATATGATTACATGAAAGAAATAGAATCTGAGCTTGCTGAGCTTTCTGAAAAATATGAAGGTGAATACCAAAACAGAGCCCAAGGTTTACAAAAAGAAATTAGTGATTTCCAAAGAACTGCTCAGAATTTAACGGTTGCTCAAGGGAAAGCATTAGAGGAAAACCTAATGAAAAAGCAGCAAAATTTAAGAATCTATCAAGAAGACTTGTCTAGAAAGTTAAGACAAAGAGAGATGGAATTAAATAATGAGTTATATAAATCAATTAGTGATTATTTGAAAGAATATGGTGATAAGAATAATCTTCAATTAGTATTAACTTACTCAAGAGGAAGTGATGTTTTATATGCTAATGAAGGCCTTGAAATCACTAATGATGTAATCAAAGGTTTGAATGAAGCTTATAATGCTGATTCTGCATCTGAAGAAGAATAA
- a CDS encoding rhomboid family intramembrane serine protease: protein MSKEKSLFRQSVVFGSYIILALWLVKSMEWAFAANFAHFGIMPRHLLGTIGIFTSPFIHGDFLHLLSNSFSLMLLIIILFFFYDKIALKALLYIYISTGIFVWIIAREAYHIGASGVIYGIASFILFSGLLRKNQSSLALSFVILLLYGGMFYGVLPQDGHISWESHLMGLLSGLLVAIAMKDEFAGQAELELYFEKNFDDDEYQDDGTNFNFTNPEQEFSYEYKSKEIDDTPDPNKID from the coding sequence ATGTCGAAAGAAAAATCCCTTTTTAGGCAAAGTGTAGTGTTTGGTAGCTATATTATATTAGCACTTTGGCTTGTAAAGTCCATGGAATGGGCATTTGCTGCTAATTTTGCTCATTTTGGGATTATGCCTCGTCATCTTCTGGGTACCATTGGTATTTTTACTTCACCTTTTATACATGGTGATTTTTTGCATCTGTTATCCAACAGCTTTTCATTAATGCTGTTAATAATCATCCTATTTTTCTTTTATGATAAAATAGCACTTAAAGCACTATTATATATATACATCAGCACAGGTATTTTTGTATGGATCATTGCCAGAGAAGCCTATCATATTGGAGCAAGTGGAGTTATATATGGAATAGCCTCTTTTATTTTATTCAGTGGACTGTTAAGAAAGAATCAATCATCATTAGCATTATCATTTGTAATACTATTACTCTATGGAGGTATGTTTTATGGTGTTCTTCCTCAAGATGGCCATATATCATGGGAATCACATTTAATGGGCTTATTAAGTGGCTTATTAGTGGCAATTGCGATGAAAGACGAATTTGCAGGGCAAGCTGAACTAGAATTGTATTTTGAGAAAAACTTCGATGATGATGAATATCAGGACGATGGTACAAATTTTAACTTTACCAATCCAGAACAGGAGTTTTCTTATGAATATAAATCAAAAGAAATAGATGATACTCCTGATCCTAATAAAATAGATTAA
- a CDS encoding histone deacetylase family protein, translated as MLKIAWRKEYTHPLPENHRFPMEKYDLLPEQLLYEGTVSESNFFSPDFLSEQDILQVHDANYWQKLKSLSLSRKEERRTGFPLSQALVDRERIINQGTIDAANFALQYGVAMNIAGGTHHAFTDRGEGFCLLNDIALAANYLLREGKAKKILVVDLDVHQGNGTAEIFQNNASVFTFSMHGKGNYPMHKETSDLDIPLEDGTDDRKYLKILRETLPMLLDEQEPDFIFFQSGVDVLSTDKLGRLGMSIQGCKERDRIVFEHCIKNEIPVVASMGGGYSEKIAHIIEAHANTYRLAQDLFF; from the coding sequence ATGCTCAAAATCGCCTGGAGAAAAGAATATACACATCCTTTGCCCGAAAATCATAGGTTTCCAATGGAGAAATATGATCTCTTACCAGAACAATTGCTGTATGAAGGCACAGTTTCTGAGAGTAATTTTTTCTCACCTGATTTTCTCTCAGAGCAGGATATTTTACAAGTTCACGATGCAAATTATTGGCAAAAACTTAAAAGCTTAAGCCTAAGCAGAAAAGAGGAAAGAAGAACGGGTTTTCCACTTTCTCAGGCCTTAGTAGATAGGGAACGGATTATTAATCAAGGGACTATAGATGCTGCGAATTTTGCCCTTCAGTACGGTGTAGCTATGAATATCGCAGGCGGAACCCATCATGCCTTTACAGATAGAGGTGAAGGCTTTTGTTTGTTAAATGATATTGCTTTAGCTGCTAATTATTTATTAAGAGAAGGTAAAGCAAAAAAAATATTAGTGGTAGACTTAGACGTACATCAAGGAAATGGTACTGCTGAGATATTTCAAAATAATGCTTCTGTTTTTACATTTAGTATGCATGGAAAAGGTAATTATCCTATGCATAAAGAAACATCAGACCTTGATATTCCACTAGAAGACGGAACTGATGATAGAAAATATTTAAAAATTCTTCGAGAAACATTACCTATGTTACTTGATGAACAAGAACCGGATTTTATTTTTTTTCAGTCAGGAGTGGATGTTCTATCAACTGATAAATTAGGTCGATTAGGAATGTCAATTCAGGGATGTAAAGAAAGAGATAGGATAGTTTTTGAACATTGCATAAAAAATGAAATTCCTGTTGTAGCGAGTATGGGGGGTGGTTATTCTGAAAAAATAGCTCATATTATTGAAGCTCATGCCAATACTTACCGCTTAGCTCAAGACTTATTTTTCTAA
- a CDS encoding phage holin family protein, translating to MNFLIKLLLSSLSVIVASYILPGAYVDGFFDALVVSLFLALFSATLKPLLVILTIPVTVFSLGFFLLVINALMIMLADYIVDGFHIDGFWWALLFGVILAIVNSIFEGVSKKDD from the coding sequence ATGAATTTTTTAATCAAACTTTTATTATCATCATTATCTGTAATTGTAGCATCATATATACTCCCAGGAGCTTATGTAGATGGCTTTTTTGATGCTCTTGTGGTCTCTTTATTTTTAGCTCTTTTTAGTGCTACCTTAAAACCACTATTAGTTATTTTAACTATTCCTGTAACCGTATTCTCCTTAGGATTCTTTTTACTGGTAATCAATGCGTTAATGATAATGCTAGCCGATTATATTGTGGATGGATTTCATATTGATGGATTCTGGTGGGCACTTTTATTTGGTGTCATTCTGGCAATTGTAAACAGTATTTTTGAGGGTGTGAGTAAAAAAGATGATTAA
- a CDS encoding DinB family protein, protein MKLVNAPFYQGYIDLIQGEIGKALEAQIQELTIMISNIPESKWHYKYEAGKWTVAQLIRHCIDTERIMAFRALSLSRDENAILPGYAENDYAAASEYSSLNQLKMADEYYHLRKCNLSLFQTMPNKILSIEGEADGKPISVLSLWYIIAGHWKHHQNILNKRYL, encoded by the coding sequence ATGAAATTAGTAAATGCACCTTTTTACCAAGGATACATCGATTTAATTCAAGGTGAGATTGGGAAAGCTCTTGAAGCACAAATTCAAGAGCTTACCATTATGATTAGTAATATTCCTGAAAGTAAATGGCATTACAAATATGAAGCTGGAAAATGGACTGTAGCTCAGCTAATCCGACATTGTATAGATACGGAGAGAATTATGGCATTTCGAGCATTATCTTTGAGTAGAGATGAAAATGCAATTTTGCCAGGATATGCTGAAAATGATTATGCTGCAGCTTCAGAATATTCTAGCTTGAATCAATTAAAAATGGCAGATGAGTATTATCATTTAAGAAAATGTAATTTGTCCTTATTTCAAACAATGCCTAATAAGATTTTATCAATTGAAGGTGAAGCTGATGGCAAACCAATTTCGGTTTTAAGTCTATGGTATATTATAGCTGGACACTGGAAGCACCATCAAAATATTTTAAATAAAAGATATTTGTAA
- a CDS encoding Lacal_2735 family protein, whose protein sequence is MFGLFKKKSEKEKLNDQYKKLLEEYHKLSTIDRKKADMKMAEAEEVAKKMDAIKD, encoded by the coding sequence ATGTTTGGATTATTTAAGAAGAAGTCTGAGAAAGAAAAGCTTAACGATCAATACAAAAAGTTGCTTGAAGAATATCATAAATTAAGCACAATTGATAGGAAAAAGGCAGATATGAAAATGGCTGAAGCTGAAGAAGTAGCCAAAAAAATGGATGCTATTAAAGATTAA
- a CDS encoding 3-oxoacyl-ACP synthase III family protein — MKNSKIVGLGHAVPQTVVTNDDIASWIDTTDEWITERTGIKERRFFDPEIEESLAKMAKKAADMALKNAKMNKDDIDFIIFASITPDYFFPGSSVLLQRELGMGTVGCLDIRNACSGFVYSLSVADQFIKTGMYKNIMVVGGEIQSTAIDMSDRGRSTAVIFGDGVGVAIMSATEEQGVLSTHLHAEGTYAEELYVKDPGSSRPREERQPEQILDTSGYKVYMNGNMVFKHAVVRFQEVINEALEANGLSASDIDMLVPHQANLRISKFIQSKMGLSDDKVFNNIQKYGNTTAASIPIALSEAWHEGKVKEGDLVCLAAFGSGFTWGSALIRW, encoded by the coding sequence ATGAAAAATTCTAAAATAGTAGGTTTAGGTCATGCTGTGCCTCAAACAGTAGTGACTAATGATGATATTGCTAGTTGGATTGATACTACAGATGAGTGGATTACTGAAAGAACTGGAATTAAAGAAAGAAGGTTTTTTGATCCGGAAATAGAAGAATCTTTAGCGAAAATGGCTAAAAAAGCTGCTGATATGGCGCTTAAAAATGCAAAAATGAATAAAGATGATATTGATTTTATAATTTTTGCCAGTATTACTCCAGATTACTTTTTTCCAGGCTCAAGTGTTTTGTTGCAGCGTGAACTGGGCATGGGAACAGTGGGTTGTCTGGATATTAGAAATGCATGTTCTGGTTTTGTATACAGTTTATCCGTTGCGGACCAATTCATTAAAACGGGAATGTATAAAAATATCATGGTTGTAGGGGGAGAGATTCAATCGACAGCTATCGATATGTCAGATAGAGGAAGGTCTACAGCTGTTATTTTTGGAGATGGAGTAGGGGTTGCCATTATGAGTGCCACTGAGGAACAAGGAGTTCTTTCAACTCATCTGCATGCTGAAGGCACTTATGCAGAGGAATTATATGTGAAAGATCCGGGAAGTAGTAGACCAAGAGAGGAAAGACAGCCGGAGCAAATATTAGACACATCTGGATATAAAGTATACATGAATGGAAACATGGTATTTAAGCATGCTGTGGTTCGCTTTCAAGAAGTAATTAATGAAGCTTTAGAGGCTAATGGGCTGAGTGCTTCAGATATTGATATGTTAGTTCCTCATCAAGCAAACTTAAGAATTTCTAAGTTTATTCAGTCTAAAATGGGGTTGTCTGATGATAAAGTGTTTAACAATATTCAGAAGTATGGAAATACAACAGCCGCTTCTATTCCCATTGCACTAAGTGAAGCTTGGCATGAAGGCAAAGTGAAAGAAGGAGATCTTGTATGTTTAGCAGCTTTTGGTAGCGGATTTACTTGGGGCTCTGCTTTAATAAGATGGTAA
- a CDS encoding gamma carbonic anhydrase family protein: MGIIKECEGKTPKIGENTYIADNAVIVGDVKIGKNCSVWWSAVIRGDVNSIEIGEESNIQDGAVIHCTYQKAATKIGNKVSIGHKAIVHGCTVEDSALVGMGAIVMDHAVVQTGSIVAAGAVVLENTIVESGYIYAGVPAKKVKKIEGDLSQIFDRTAKNYTLYKTWFED, encoded by the coding sequence ATGGGTATAATTAAAGAGTGTGAAGGCAAAACTCCTAAAATTGGAGAGAATACTTACATAGCGGATAATGCCGTAATTGTAGGAGATGTTAAAATCGGTAAAAATTGTTCCGTATGGTGGAGTGCTGTGATACGAGGCGATGTTAATTCAATAGAAATAGGAGAGGAAAGCAATATTCAAGATGGGGCAGTCATACATTGCACGTATCAAAAAGCAGCAACAAAGATTGGTAATAAGGTATCAATCGGTCATAAGGCTATTGTACATGGCTGTACTGTAGAAGATTCAGCTCTTGTGGGAATGGGAGCTATCGTTATGGATCATGCAGTAGTACAGACAGGATCTATAGTGGCAGCTGGTGCTGTAGTGCTTGAGAATACAATTGTAGAATCAGGTTATATATATGCAGGTGTTCCAGCAAAGAAAGTAAAAAAAATTGAAGGGGACTTGTCACAAATATTTGATAGAACAGCCAAAAATTACACCTTATATAAAACATGGTTTGAAGATTAA
- a CDS encoding YceI family protein produces MKILKTTSALALAIVMAVACTSNPKGDEAKVSEAEEVKEAQGMDIKVSGDQAKMEFVGTKPTGRHYGNIALTDGSITVKDGEITGGKFVFDLNQITVADLKDDEENHQKLVGHLQSDDFFDAANHPNVTFELVSVKPLATEKAAAGYTSYQNDMQQPGEDERIMELPEYELEGATHEVTGNLTMRGKTLAITVPAKVEVSDNGVKAFTNFSIDRTKWGLMYGDESQAVDKAKDRFIYNTVGVGFNVDASAESM; encoded by the coding sequence ATGAAAATTTTAAAAACAACAAGCGCATTAGCATTAGCCATTGTAATGGCAGTAGCATGTACTTCAAATCCAAAAGGAGATGAAGCCAAAGTAAGCGAAGCTGAAGAAGTAAAAGAAGCTCAAGGAATGGATATCAAAGTTTCTGGTGATCAAGCTAAAATGGAATTCGTAGGTACTAAGCCAACAGGCAGACACTATGGAAATATTGCATTAACTGATGGTTCAATTACAGTTAAAGATGGTGAAATAACTGGAGGTAAATTTGTATTTGACTTGAATCAAATTACAGTTGCAGACTTAAAAGATGATGAAGAAAATCATCAAAAATTAGTTGGTCACTTACAATCTGATGACTTTTTTGATGCAGCAAATCATCCTAATGTTACTTTCGAATTAGTATCTGTAAAACCATTAGCTACCGAAAAAGCAGCTGCGGGTTATACTTCATATCAAAATGATATGCAACAGCCAGGAGAAGACGAAAGAATTATGGAGCTACCTGAGTATGAGTTAGAAGGTGCTACTCATGAGGTAACTGGAAATTTAACAATGAGAGGTAAAACATTAGCTATTACTGTACCTGCTAAAGTTGAAGTTTCTGACAATGGTGTGAAAGCATTTACTAACTTCAGCATTGATAGAACTAAATGGGGTTTAATGTACGGGGATGAATCTCAGGCTGTAGATAAAGCAAAAGATAGATTTATTTATAATACGGTTGGAGTTGGATTTAATGTTGATGCTTCTGCTGAAAGCATGTAA
- the pabB gene encoding aminodeoxychorismate synthase component I — protein MKEVRIKIKNDKSIWLKLLEWSKSFKYVAAFLPQQTEQYPFGAFPKCIAVGNQKLNLSAPYFKSLEEYLTNNPSHKLYGYLGYDLKNELENLKSKNESFIDWLPMQFFKADCIIEFHQGEILIKSEFAQRFKEQIEKSIEKDIDPQYHGSLVGKLKSWTSRDEYINTVKKLKKHIEEGDIYEINYCINFSVDVKDLDPFHVFNELCNNSPAPFGSFLKLDHQYIISASPERFIKLKDSKIISQPIKGTAKRGTTKNEDEFLKKQLFESEKERAENMMIVDLVRNDLAKSSESGSVKVDEIFSIYSFQQVHQMISTISSKKKKEIHPVKVIENAFPMGSMTGAPKIRAMQLIEDYENSKRNVFSGSIGYFNGLNEFDFNVLIRSIYYDEKLKKLNYEVGSAITYDADPEAEYDECLLKAKAIERTLKL, from the coding sequence TTGAAAGAAGTTAGAATAAAAATAAAGAACGATAAAAGTATTTGGCTGAAGCTATTAGAATGGAGCAAATCATTTAAATATGTAGCAGCTTTTCTACCTCAACAGACTGAGCAATATCCTTTTGGGGCGTTTCCAAAATGCATCGCAGTTGGAAATCAAAAACTTAATTTATCGGCACCCTATTTCAAATCACTAGAAGAGTATCTTACTAATAATCCATCTCATAAATTGTATGGTTATTTAGGATATGATTTGAAAAATGAATTAGAGAATTTAAAAAGCAAAAATGAATCTTTTATTGACTGGCTTCCCATGCAGTTTTTCAAAGCTGATTGTATTATTGAGTTCCATCAAGGCGAAATCCTAATTAAATCTGAATTTGCTCAAAGATTTAAAGAGCAAATTGAAAAAAGTATTGAAAAGGATATTGATCCTCAATATCATGGATCTTTAGTTGGGAAATTAAAAAGCTGGACTTCAAGAGATGAGTATATAAACACAGTTAAGAAACTAAAAAAACATATCGAAGAGGGAGATATTTATGAAATTAATTATTGCATTAACTTTTCAGTAGATGTAAAAGATTTAGATCCCTTTCATGTCTTTAATGAATTATGCAATAACTCTCCAGCACCCTTTGGCTCATTTTTAAAACTGGATCATCAATATATAATTTCAGCATCGCCAGAACGATTTATTAAATTAAAGGACTCAAAAATAATTAGCCAACCCATTAAAGGGACTGCAAAAAGAGGGACTACCAAAAATGAGGATGAATTCCTTAAAAAACAGCTGTTTGAAAGTGAAAAAGAAAGAGCTGAGAACATGATGATAGTTGATTTGGTCAGAAATGATTTGGCTAAATCATCAGAAAGTGGATCAGTAAAAGTAGATGAAATATTTAGTATCTATAGCTTTCAACAGGTTCATCAAATGATCAGTACAATATCCTCCAAAAAGAAAAAAGAAATTCATCCTGTTAAAGTCATTGAAAACGCGTTTCCAATGGGAAGTATGACAGGTGCACCAAAAATTCGAGCCATGCAGCTAATAGAGGATTATGAGAATAGTAAAAGAAATGTTTTTTCTGGAAGCATTGGTTACTTCAATGGTTTGAATGAATTTGATTTCAATGTACTAATAAGAAGTATCTATTATGATGAAAAGCTTAAAAAGCTCAATTATGAAGTTGGAAGTGCCATTACCTATGATGCTGATCCGGAGGCTGAATATGATGAATGCTTATTGAAAGCAAAAGCTATTGAAAGAACCTTAAAACTGTAA